TACCAAGTAGTTTCTGCTTTCCTGCAAAATTTATTGCAATGATTCTCCAAATTCCTTAAGCTTCTTGGCTATATCAACTCCCATTCTTTCTCCAGAAAGCTAGCGCATCAATCTTTCTTATACAACCACTGTATACATATAGATATCATCGCATAGCAAACTAACTTCCACAGTCGTTTTTACTTGATAAGAACTCAGTTGAGGGGATAGCGATAATAATATCACTGCTTGATTGAAAGCTGATTATAGCTGGTCAACCAAACAATTCCAGAAATAGAACAAACGCCACCCACAAAAAAATTGGCATTATCAATTTGACAATCATAAACTGGAGgtgttttatatttttaagaatattGGGAGGATCTATGCAGCTTTGTTAAATAGAGTGACAAGAGTCCAGTAAGTAGCAACCTCTTAACATTACTTCTGTTGAAAGAATCACATCACCTCGGTATTCAGAGACAAACTACATTAAAAATTCGCATTCACTTAGCCTATAGGAAGAACAGGACTGgtaaccaaaaaaaaactaaGCCAAATAATACCAAATTGATAGCCATACGAAATATACACTTACGCATAGACAGAGGTGCATGGAGCTAACTCCATGATTGGACTGATCACTTTCTTTTCACTGGTTCTACACGACCATTTCTTCCTTTACCTGTTTTGCATCACAAGTGGACCTAAGAACTCTTAATAGGAGGAAACACCTACATACTATAACTTCATGGTCATGAATAATCAAGAATGATTGTACTGCTGCCGACTGTGATGATGACGGTGGTGATGATTCTTCTTCACGTGTTCCATATCTTCAGGCTCAGGTGACCTTGATCGCGAACGTCTGTGTCTGCTACTCCTTTTCTGATGCCTATCATTATCATCGTCATCTCTGTCATGATAATGGTGGTGATGATTCTTCTTCATACTGTGTTCCTTATCTTCAGGCTCGGGTGAACGTCCGCGTCTGTTACTCCTTTTCTGATGCCCATCCTTATCATCGTCCTCTCTGTCATGACGATGGTGGTGATGATTCTTCTTCTTACAGTGTTCCTTATCTTCAGGCTCGGGTGAGCGTCCGTGTCTGTTGCTCCTTTTCTGATGCCTGTCATTATAATCATCCTTTGAGTCGAGATAATGGTGGTGATGATTCTTCTTGCTGTGATCCTTATTTTCACGCTCGGGTGAGCTTGACCGTGAACGTCCGTGTCTGTTACTCCTTTTCTGATGCTTGTCATTATCATCATCCTTTAAGTCGTGATAATAGTGGTGATGATTCTTCTTCCTGTTATCCTTCTCTTCAGGCTCGGGTGAACTTCTCTGTCTGTTACTCCTTTTCTGACGCCTTCCATTATCATCGTCCTCTGAGTCATGATAATGGTGGTGATGATTCTTCTTCCTGTGATCCTTCTCTTCGGGCTTGGGTGAACTAGACCGTGACCGTTTCTGTCGGTTACTCCTTTTCTGAGGCCTGTCATTATCATCATCCTCTGAGTCATGATAATAGTGgtgattcttcttcttcctgTGTTCCTTATCTTCGGGCTCGGGTGAACTTGACCGTGAACATTTGTGTCTGTTACTCCGCTGATACCTGTCATTATCATCGTCCTCTGAACTCGACTCAGAATGCTTTGCCCAACTTGACCGTGGATGCCTCTGTCTGTTACTTTGTCTCTGATGCCCATAAGAATCATCAGAAGACTTCGATTGCTTTAGAGACTTCTTGTGCTTTTTCTTCTTCAGTGTTCTTCCTCTATCATCATCCGAAGATGAACTAATTTCTTTATCACCACGTAAATCTGTTCTGGTTGGTGAAGACCGCTTTCTGTTCTTGTTTTTACTggacttctttttcttctttggtTTGCACGATAAGCTGGCCAGCAAATCAGGTACATTATCCCCAGTAAGAAATCCTGCTCAACAAACAAGGGATTAGGATTCAATGTACCTAAAACACTAATAAAGAAGTTAAGCTCAACAACCATGAGCCACAGAAAGAAGAATTTACCTCCGTACTCATCAAATATGTCCTCAGCAACTATCTGTTGGTTGGGGTCGTCAAGTTCGAAGCCACCCCTTGGAGGACTGATTCCAGGCTTTTGTTTGAGCTCCCACTTCAAAGGCTGCAGAGAAGGCCGCACAACAGACAAATGAGACATTAGGATCTATTAGTTTGGTGAAAGAAATTTACACACTTTTTCTGAAACACATAGGAAGAGAAAGTCCCTTCCCTTGTTTGTTTGAGTAGAAGAGGAGAACGAAatattaatgataaaaaaaaactattttttcctCTGAGCGCCTAAAAAGTAAATTCATGAGAAAGTCAAATATTTCCCGTTTCCCTAACTTTCCAATCAATATTCATTCCTAGTTTCCAATTATAGGTTGGACTCTGTATCAGCTTTTCTTTCAAACATTTCCCATTCAATACCATCAGCTTTTCTTTCAAACATTTCCCATTCAATGCCCTCTGGGATTGCAAAAGATGTTTTTCAGCATTTGTTATTAAGTCATCTTCCCATACCAGCTCCAAATGACTTCTCTAAGAAAGTTCTTGGCATCACTAACTAAAGCCCAAAATATTGCAAAAATGTATATTCCGTTATATATTTCGTTTCACTTTGGACCGTCTCAAGGTGCTTGACATTGTTACATTTCTATACAAGTtaactttgatgtgatattctTTTGATAAGCCATTATATTTTCtctatcaaaataaaatatttgattattttattttaatattatcttCCACAATtactaaaatataatataagtcAAATTACTATCTCAGGTCCGTGCACAATCATATCACTCAGACAAAACAGGATGAAGGGAATCCATATCTTGTAAAAAGAGAACATATACTATAGCATTGCAATTCCAAACTACGCAAAATAGGTTATTTGCATCCATCTGCTGCACAAATGCAGTCCCTATGCTCAAGTGTTCTTGTGCTAGACAAACTTCATGCAACCAAATAAGATATTGGGGGCTTGGTTTTTCCACAGAATTCCTTTCCAATTCTCACAGGACAGGTTCACCCCTTAATTAAGAATCTTTATAATTACTGAAGTTTAAGACACTGGTTTTCCAGGACAACTACACAATTCATA
The genomic region above belongs to Solanum dulcamara chromosome 5, daSolDulc1.2, whole genome shotgun sequence and contains:
- the LOC129889560 gene encoding uncharacterized zinc finger CCHC domain-containing protein At4g19190, translated to MEEEVGGPRLSKRFSDKGGEVDYKTKAGTAWSHSFLNQKPWHPLSYPNQRRKWIAEQTHAQRELRAEEISREYAQEQEFFRQTALVSKKEKEKMEIMKAVSFMYVRPPGYNPESAKAAEIADEARDQGQGNGSTSQDTSAAGASTSGRPEVPPAEEKKKPRVKDIYGRPLPTEEEFEVLKNAPRLETGVVGRAKPFGIEIRNVKCVRCGTFGHQSGDRECPLKDAIMPNEESRIKRDDPLTAILAQTDASEPLKWELKQKPGISPPRGGFELDDPNQQIVAEDIFDEYGGFLTGDNVPDLLASLSCKPKKKKKSSKNKNRKRSSPTRTDLRGDKEISSSSDDDRGRTLKKKKHKKSLKQSKSSDDSYGHQRQSNRQRHPRSSWAKHSESSSEDDDNDRYQRSNRHKCSRSSSPEPEDKEHRKKKNHHYYHDSEDDDNDRPQKRSNRQKRSRSSSPKPEEKDHRKKNHHHHYHDSEDDDNGRRQKRSNRQRSSPEPEEKDNRKKNHHHYYHDLKDDDNDKHQKRSNRHGRSRSSSPERENKDHSKKNHHHHYLDSKDDYNDRHQKRSNRHGRSPEPEDKEHCKKKNHHHHRHDREDDDKDGHQKRSNRRGRSPEPEDKEHSMKKNHHHHYHDRDDDDNDRHQKRSSRHRRSRSRSPEPEDMEHVKKNHHHRHHHSRQQYNHS